A single Criblamydia sequanensis CRIB-18 DNA region contains:
- a CDS encoding insulinase family protein, with protein sequence MPKKNWKKNDRFLDFLVTKSMPIDELQLELIELTHEPTGAEIIHLKTEDPENLFCISFKTIPDTSNGVAHILEHTVLCGSKKYPIKDPFFSMTRRSLNTFMNAFTGSDFTCYPAATQVKKDFYNLFDVYLDAVFYPEIKNLSFLQEGIRLEFKEPENPNSPLEYKGIVFNEMKGVLASPAARLHESMMAALFDELTYGINSGGDPAVIPSLSHKELVAFHKKFYHPSRSLFFFYGNLPLEEHLKFLKERVLDKTKRLAPLPPLKKQTRFKKPKYLKTSFPLAKEESDEKQTYISMGWVTESIENQEKLLAIALLLLMIMDNDASPLKMALLKSGLIAQASIYMDSDISEAPIVLTLQGCEAKNLTKIRKLVFDTLKKISKEGIDKELIENAFHQLEFHRSEITGDQYPFGLSLFMRCSLVKQHGANPETSLQIHSMIDALRKSYDENPRFFEDLLEKYLIKNPHHVEICMTPDKELADKEKTEEEKKLELIKAKLQPKEVKAILQNSIKLKKLQDSEESKNVDCLPKLTLKDVPKKMQDFLLQEDKSFKAPLYTHSCFTNHIVYADVIYPLPKLTEEELFPLKVLAYLIPQLGFKGKSYTETLKEIQANTGGISVNLSLNTQADDFNDLSPVLSFSGKSLYRKADAFFKLLGEMIASSDFEDTARIKEALTKHWTSLKSRFNSMAMRYATNLAISPFSTSSKIQNSWNGLEYYKQLKDLMENEDDKKLNQFIMKLKELRKSILSNKPDILIGADAEFIKKLKQFPFFKEIGGKVSKRSVTKLTLAKPHNKAFPIASPVAFIAKAIKTIPYTHEDAPYLAIASSLFDNVHLHQKIREEGGAYGGGSSCYPLSGHFVFTSYRDPHIANTLKAFEEAVELIRKGKFSARDLEEAKLENIQSLDAPISPGSRSDVAYGFLKEGRTYELRKRFRDSILKATKKDVIKAIENHIVKNLKEASIVVFAGDELIEMENTALKTDGKKPLEKMTF encoded by the coding sequence ATGCCAAAAAAAAATTGGAAAAAAAATGATCGTTTCTTGGACTTTCTTGTCACAAAATCAATGCCTATTGACGAGCTTCAGCTAGAGCTTATTGAACTGACCCATGAACCGACGGGCGCTGAAATCATTCATCTAAAGACAGAGGATCCGGAAAACCTCTTTTGCATCTCTTTTAAAACGATACCGGATACTTCAAACGGGGTGGCTCATATTTTAGAACACACCGTCTTATGCGGCTCTAAAAAATACCCGATCAAAGACCCGTTTTTCTCGATGACAAGAAGAAGCTTAAACACCTTCATGAACGCCTTCACAGGGTCTGATTTCACTTGTTACCCGGCTGCCACGCAAGTAAAAAAAGATTTCTATAATCTATTCGATGTCTATCTTGACGCCGTTTTTTATCCGGAAATTAAAAACTTAAGTTTTCTGCAAGAAGGCATCCGATTAGAATTTAAAGAGCCGGAAAACCCCAATTCACCTCTCGAATATAAAGGGATCGTCTTTAATGAAATGAAAGGCGTTTTAGCATCGCCTGCAGCAAGGCTTCATGAATCTATGATGGCAGCTCTTTTTGATGAGCTGACTTATGGCATAAACTCGGGTGGAGATCCAGCAGTTATTCCATCTCTTTCCCATAAAGAGCTTGTGGCCTTTCATAAAAAATTCTACCACCCGAGCCGATCTTTATTTTTCTTTTATGGCAACTTGCCGCTTGAGGAACATTTAAAATTTTTAAAAGAGCGGGTCTTAGATAAAACTAAAAGATTAGCGCCTCTACCCCCGCTTAAGAAACAAACTCGTTTTAAAAAACCAAAGTATTTGAAAACTTCCTTTCCTTTAGCAAAAGAAGAAAGTGATGAAAAACAAACCTACATTTCCATGGGATGGGTCACAGAATCGATCGAAAACCAGGAAAAATTACTTGCCATCGCGCTTCTTCTTCTCATGATAATGGATAATGATGCCTCCCCTTTAAAAATGGCGCTTTTAAAATCGGGTTTAATTGCTCAAGCCTCTATTTACATGGATAGCGATATCTCAGAAGCCCCCATCGTGTTAACTCTTCAAGGCTGCGAAGCTAAAAACCTCACCAAAATCCGAAAGCTTGTTTTTGATACCCTGAAAAAAATCAGTAAAGAAGGCATCGATAAAGAGCTTATTGAAAATGCCTTCCATCAGCTTGAGTTTCATAGAAGCGAAATTACAGGCGATCAATACCCCTTTGGTTTATCTCTTTTCATGCGCTGCTCGCTTGTCAAACAGCATGGAGCAAACCCTGAAACCTCCCTTCAAATCCATAGCATGATTGACGCCCTAAGAAAATCTTACGATGAAAACCCGAGATTTTTTGAAGATCTTTTAGAAAAATACTTAATTAAGAACCCCCATCATGTGGAAATCTGCATGACTCCTGACAAGGAACTTGCCGATAAAGAGAAAACTGAAGAAGAAAAAAAATTAGAACTCATCAAAGCTAAGCTTCAACCTAAAGAGGTTAAGGCCATCTTGCAAAACAGCATCAAATTAAAGAAATTGCAAGATTCAGAAGAGAGCAAAAATGTCGATTGCCTGCCCAAATTAACTTTAAAAGATGTCCCTAAAAAGATGCAGGACTTCTTGCTTCAGGAAGATAAGAGTTTTAAAGCGCCTCTTTACACCCATTCTTGCTTTACCAATCATATTGTATATGCGGATGTGATTTATCCCCTTCCAAAATTGACTGAAGAGGAACTTTTTCCCTTGAAAGTTTTAGCCTATTTAATTCCTCAACTTGGGTTTAAGGGAAAATCTTATACGGAGACCCTAAAAGAAATTCAGGCCAATACAGGCGGCATTTCTGTAAACCTATCTTTAAATACTCAAGCAGATGACTTTAATGATCTCTCCCCTGTCCTATCCTTTAGCGGGAAAAGCTTATACAGAAAAGCGGATGCTTTTTTCAAATTGCTTGGGGAAATGATCGCATCTTCAGATTTTGAGGACACGGCTCGTATAAAAGAAGCCCTCACTAAGCATTGGACTTCTTTAAAATCTAGATTCAACTCCATGGCCATGCGTTATGCAACAAACCTTGCCATTAGTCCCTTTAGCACTTCTTCTAAAATACAAAACAGCTGGAATGGATTGGAATACTATAAACAGCTTAAAGACTTAATGGAAAACGAGGATGATAAAAAGCTTAACCAATTTATCATGAAACTAAAAGAGCTAAGAAAAAGCATTCTTTCTAATAAACCTGATATTCTTATTGGAGCTGATGCTGAATTCATAAAAAAATTGAAACAATTTCCATTTTTTAAAGAGATCGGGGGCAAGGTTTCTAAGCGTTCGGTCACTAAGTTAACATTAGCTAAGCCGCATAATAAAGCTTTCCCGATAGCCTCGCCTGTCGCCTTTATAGCAAAGGCTATAAAAACAATTCCCTATACTCATGAGGATGCGCCTTATCTTGCCATCGCCTCAAGTCTTTTTGATAATGTCCATCTTCATCAGAAAATCCGTGAAGAAGGGGGCGCTTATGGAGGGGGATCTTCTTGCTATCCGCTTTCCGGCCACTTTGTCTTTACATCCTATAGAGACCCGCATATCGCCAATACCTTAAAAGCCTTTGAGGAAGCGGTAGAACTAATCAGAAAAGGGAAATTTTCAGCAAGAGATCTTGAAGAAGCCAAGCTTGAAAACATCCAAAGTTTAGACGCGCCGATCTCTCCGGGAAGCCGATCCGACGTCGCTTACGGATTCCTGAAAGAAGGCAGAACCTATGAACTTAGAAAAAGATTTAGAGACTCCATCTTGAAAGCCACTAAAAAAGATGTGATAAAAGCTATTGAAAATCATATCGTTAAGAATTTAAAGGAAGCCTCTATTGTAGTTTTTGCAGGGGATGAGCTCATTGAAATGGAAAATACCGCGCTAAAGACAGACGGTAAAAAACCTTTAGAAAAAATGACCTTTTAA